A single region of the Undibacterium piscinae genome encodes:
- a CDS encoding amino acid ABC transporter substrate-binding protein, producing the protein MMKQLLASLLGILFLNVHAATPIKLCYEDGSVYPWISGDKQGLVIFELQLVEKDLNLEFEYLRLPWKRCLQEVQYGRIQAAIAASYNKDRAAWGSYPMNPDGSLDKELRLHTDSFFIFRRADSAIRWSNHKMENLGNQVIGAQLGYSVAKSLEDTGYPIKYVPGSDELMRLLDKGMLQVALLQNHEAARILRNSPALEKNIIKETEPVKVADQYLLFNSDYYAKEEILVKAIWQSISKIRKSKKYLEQESMMLMEEAKSK; encoded by the coding sequence ATGATGAAGCAATTACTGGCATCCCTGCTCGGCATCTTGTTCCTTAATGTGCATGCCGCCACTCCCATCAAATTGTGCTACGAAGACGGTTCGGTCTATCCCTGGATTAGCGGCGATAAGCAGGGACTGGTGATTTTTGAGTTGCAATTGGTAGAAAAAGATCTGAATCTCGAGTTCGAATACCTGAGACTTCCCTGGAAGCGCTGCCTGCAAGAGGTGCAATACGGACGAATTCAGGCGGCAATCGCTGCCAGTTACAATAAGGACCGCGCGGCCTGGGGCAGTTATCCTATGAATCCGGATGGTTCGCTGGACAAAGAGTTACGCCTGCATACCGACAGTTTTTTTATTTTTCGCCGCGCCGACAGCGCTATACGCTGGAGCAATCATAAGATGGAAAACCTGGGAAACCAGGTGATCGGTGCACAGTTAGGTTACAGCGTCGCCAAGTCGCTGGAAGATACCGGTTACCCGATCAAATATGTGCCTGGCAGCGATGAACTGATGCGCCTGCTGGACAAAGGCATGTTGCAAGTAGCGCTGCTGCAAAACCATGAGGCGGCACGTATCTTACGCAATAGCCCGGCATTAGAAAAAAACATTATCAAAGAAACTGAACCGGTCAAGGTCGCAGACCAGTATCTGCTTTTTAACAGCGACTACTATGCCAAAGAAGAAATTTTGGTAAAAGCCATTTGGCAATCCATCAGCAAAATCAGAAAAAGTAAGAAATACCTTGAGCAGGAAAGCATGATGCTGATGGAAGAAGCCAAAAGTAAATAA
- a CDS encoding transferase spermidine synthase yields the protein MYFNQNSVQSAMKINAPDHLLCGYTSAMMAFLLANPAPRHILMVGLGGGSLVKFCHRHLPQCRFTALEIDADVIALRDQFMIPADDERLEIIHCDALDYLARHQAASGTPFDVILLDGFDIEGLVEDLNSREFYASCHQALTHDGILVVNMWGKSKKLVPLLSKLRALFKQNVWWCRSLDSYNLLAFSFKNRKTGFTANMSACAKEMDLRFPLQLEQLSAHMHTLRLYMASTVTRPDQPAQTEAVNENAYDAREFFALSSDLAAIMVSDDSLPHNEIEWIALHQ from the coding sequence ATGTACTTTAATCAAAATTCCGTACAAAGCGCCATGAAGATCAATGCGCCTGACCATTTGTTATGCGGCTACACCAGCGCCATGATGGCTTTCCTGTTGGCAAATCCGGCACCGCGGCATATTTTGATGGTGGGGCTAGGCGGTGGCTCGCTGGTCAAATTTTGTCATCGCCACCTGCCGCAATGCCGCTTCACCGCCCTGGAAATTGATGCGGACGTCATCGCCCTGCGCGACCAATTCATGATTCCCGCCGATGACGAACGGCTAGAGATCATCCATTGCGATGCGCTCGATTATCTGGCCCGTCATCAGGCAGCTTCAGGCACGCCGTTTGATGTCATATTGCTAGATGGTTTCGATATCGAAGGTTTGGTCGAGGATCTTAACAGCAGGGAGTTTTATGCCAGTTGCCATCAGGCACTCACGCACGATGGCATCCTGGTGGTGAATATGTGGGGCAAAAGCAAAAAACTGGTCCCTTTGCTCAGTAAGTTACGCGCACTATTTAAACAAAACGTCTGGTGGTGCCGCTCGCTTGATAGCTACAACCTTTTGGCATTTTCCTTCAAGAACAGAAAAACCGGCTTTACCGCGAACATGTCTGCCTGCGCTAAAGAAATGGATTTACGCTTCCCCCTGCAACTAGAGCAATTAAGCGCACACATGCACACACTGCGTTTGTACATGGCCAGCACAGTGACACGTCCGGATCAGCCAGCGCAGACCGAAGCTGTCAACGAAAATGCCTATGATGCGCGGGAGTTCTTCGCTCTCAGCAGCGATCTGGCGGCCATCATGGTGAGCGATGACAGCCTGCCACACAATGAGATCGAATGGATCGCCCTGCATCAATGA